A stretch of Christensenellaceae bacterium DNA encodes these proteins:
- the mraY gene encoding phospho-N-acetylmuramoyl-pentapeptide-transferase, whose product MDFMINMLFTILISFAITFVAAKIIIPLLRKAKAGQHVRDDGPQTHLVKEGTPTMGGVIMMIGIVCGSFVFSSGDMRYTVFAIVTVLAFAVIGFLDDGLKLFKKRSLGLRAWQKIVFQLVAAAVISCMAYFWLDIKTIYLPIAGTEWQLGAGFIPFTMFVLIAMVNSVNLTDGLDGLATGITLINSATFLLIFIFSVLGAAMISPEIQADMSNMTMFAAAVMGTCIAFLCFNAYPAKVFMGDTGSFLLGAALTAMGIATEMQLFLPIMGFMFVLSAISVIIQVGSFKLRGKRVFRMAPLHHHFELAGAHETKVVAGYMIATMLFSVGSLLLFFA is encoded by the coding sequence ATGGACTTCATGATAAACATGTTATTCACAATACTGATTTCGTTTGCAATAACATTCGTTGCGGCTAAAATAATAATACCGCTTTTGAGAAAAGCAAAAGCAGGGCAGCACGTAAGGGATGACGGGCCGCAGACACATCTGGTAAAGGAAGGCACGCCGACAATGGGCGGCGTGATTATGATGATCGGCATTGTCTGTGGAAGCTTTGTTTTTTCGTCGGGAGATATGCGCTATACCGTCTTTGCGATCGTGACGGTACTGGCCTTTGCGGTGATCGGTTTTTTGGATGACGGCTTAAAGCTTTTTAAAAAACGTTCATTGGGATTGCGCGCGTGGCAGAAGATTGTGTTTCAGCTTGTCGCGGCTGCCGTGATTTCATGCATGGCATATTTTTGGCTGGACATCAAAACGATCTATTTACCGATCGCCGGAACGGAATGGCAGCTTGGAGCAGGGTTTATACCTTTCACGATGTTTGTGCTGATTGCCATGGTGAACAGCGTGAATTTGACGGATGGGCTTGACGGTCTTGCCACGGGGATTACCCTGATCAATTCTGCAACTTTCCTGCTGATTTTTATTTTCAGCGTACTGGGAGCGGCGATGATCAGTCCGGAAATACAAGCGGATATGTCCAATATGACTATGTTCGCGGCGGCGGTGATGGGCACGTGTATCGCTTTTTTGTGCTTCAATGCCTATCCGGCCAAAGTGTTTATGGGAGATACCGGCTCTTTCCTTTTGGGAGCCGCATTAACCGCAATGGGCATTGCGACGGAAATGCAGTTGTTCCTGCCTATCATGGGCTTTATGTTTGTATTGTCGGCAATTTCCGTCATCATTCAGGTAGGATCGTTTAAACTGCGCGGCAAGCGTGTGTTCCGTATGGCTCCCTTGCACCATCATTTTGAGTTGGCGGGCGCCCACGAAACGAAAGTTGTCGCAGGATACATGATTGCAACGATGCTCTTTAGCGTGGGAAGTCTATTGTTATTCTTTGCGTGA
- the ftsZ gene encoding cell division protein FtsZ, producing the protein MSLEFDNNSENFAKIRVFGVGGAGNNAVNRMIEFGVKGAELIAVNTDKQALFLSKADQKIQIGEKLTKGLGSGADPETGRKAAEESREELEQAVKGSDLVFVSCGLGGGTGTGAAPVVAEIAKETNALTIGFVTKPFWFEGHPRAKAAEAGFETLKSVVDTIVTIPNDKLLNTVGKDTPLVDAFRVADDVLRQGIQGIIDLIGKPALINLDFADVKKVMTLRGVAHMGIGIGYGENKTVEAAKQAINSPLLDTTIEGARGIIFNVTGDPSLGMYEIQEAAKIIQESADPEADVFFGVCIDPSLDDEVRITVIATGFDAQPQEAGNVSADNRIDASGKPKLKETISFTDDEPLDVEPFSSPASRRKPSFDVPEPQSMGSGSNADSSGLDMFGDEDLEIPSFLKKKPRRNRSDY; encoded by the coding sequence ATGTCACTCGAATTTGACAATAACAGTGAGAATTTCGCAAAAATACGCGTTTTTGGTGTAGGCGGTGCCGGCAATAACGCTGTGAACCGCATGATAGAATTTGGCGTGAAAGGTGCAGAGCTGATTGCCGTCAATACGGATAAACAGGCGCTTTTCTTGTCCAAGGCGGATCAGAAAATCCAGATCGGCGAAAAGCTGACCAAAGGCCTCGGATCGGGCGCGGATCCGGAGACGGGCAGAAAGGCGGCGGAGGAAAGCCGTGAAGAACTGGAGCAGGCTGTAAAGGGCTCTGACCTTGTTTTCGTTTCCTGCGGCCTTGGCGGCGGCACGGGCACGGGCGCCGCGCCTGTAGTCGCGGAGATCGCGAAAGAGACCAACGCGCTTACCATCGGATTTGTGACCAAGCCGTTTTGGTTTGAGGGGCATCCGAGGGCAAAAGCGGCAGAGGCTGGTTTTGAAACGCTGAAATCGGTAGTGGATACGATTGTCACGATACCGAACGATAAGCTGCTCAATACGGTGGGCAAGGATACGCCGCTTGTGGACGCGTTCCGCGTGGCGGACGATGTGCTGCGTCAGGGAATTCAGGGCATTATTGACCTGATCGGCAAACCGGCGCTTATTAATCTGGACTTCGCCGATGTGAAGAAAGTAATGACGCTTCGCGGCGTTGCCCATATGGGTATCGGAATCGGCTACGGCGAGAACAAAACCGTGGAAGCCGCGAAACAGGCAATTAACAGCCCGCTTCTCGATACGACGATTGAGGGAGCGCGCGGGATCATCTTTAATGTGACGGGCGACCCGTCGCTGGGAATGTACGAAATTCAGGAAGCTGCCAAGATTATTCAGGAAAGTGCGGATCCTGAGGCAGATGTATTTTTCGGCGTGTGCATCGATCCGTCGCTGGACGATGAAGTGCGCATTACCGTTATCGCTACGGGTTTTGACGCGCAGCCGCAGGAAGCGGGAAATGTTTCTGCGGATAACAGGATCGACGCATCCGGCAAGCCGAAGCTGAAAGAAACGATCAGTTTTACAGATGATGAACCGCTCGATGTAGAGCCGTTTTCTTCGCCGGCAAGCAGAAGAAAGCCTTCGTTTGATGTTCCCGAGCCGCAGTCAATGGGGTCTGGCAGCAATGCCGACAGCAGCGGACTGGATATGTTTGGCGACGAGGATTTGGAGATCCCGTCTTTCCTGAAAAAGAAACCCAGAAGGAACCGCAGTGATTATTAA
- the spoVE gene encoding stage V sporulation protein E, with amino-acid sequence MRKTNLLQKGSIDYSLLIVTLILIAYGLLMVFSASYYMAQSSSLYGYDGLALFKKQLIGAAIGLVFMIFFMLFDYKKLIKFKYLLLVVAGLCLVAVFIPGIGKNINGSSRWIEIGPLPSLQPAEIAKVALIVFISSAIYVNRNRMNTFRYGVIPPLLALIPICILLYLQPNFSAIIVLCALTFIMIFVGGAKAWHLLALGGVGVAGGFALMMMKDYRVDRITTFLDPWQNASGGGYQVVQSLYGIGAGGLFGQGIGNGTQKLSWLPYGESDFIFAIIAEELGLIGAIILLALFVFLVYRGIKTAAQAPDLFGTMLATGVTTVIALQVIINVGVVTASLPPTGVSLPFISYGSSSLVIFMSMIGIMLNISKQSRRIMMAKRAEE; translated from the coding sequence ATGCGGAAAACGAATCTCCTGCAGAAGGGGTCGATTGATTATTCATTATTGATCGTGACACTGATCTTAATCGCATACGGTTTGCTGATGGTTTTCAGCGCAAGCTATTATATGGCGCAGTCGTCATCGCTATACGGCTATGACGGGCTTGCTTTGTTCAAAAAGCAATTGATCGGCGCGGCGATTGGGCTGGTTTTTATGATTTTCTTTATGCTCTTTGATTATAAGAAGCTCATAAAGTTCAAGTACCTATTGCTGGTGGTTGCTGGGCTGTGCCTTGTGGCGGTTTTTATTCCGGGGATTGGCAAGAACATCAACGGTTCTTCGCGGTGGATAGAAATCGGGCCGCTTCCCAGCCTGCAGCCCGCGGAAATCGCAAAGGTGGCGCTCATTGTTTTTATTTCTTCGGCGATTTATGTGAACCGCAACAGAATGAATACTTTTCGTTACGGCGTGATACCGCCGCTTTTGGCCCTGATACCCATTTGTATCCTGCTTTATTTGCAGCCGAATTTTTCGGCGATCATCGTGCTTTGCGCGCTGACGTTTATTATGATATTTGTAGGGGGAGCGAAAGCGTGGCATTTGCTGGCGCTGGGCGGCGTAGGCGTTGCCGGCGGTTTTGCGCTCATGATGATGAAAGATTATCGCGTGGACCGAATCACGACTTTCCTCGACCCGTGGCAGAATGCTTCAGGAGGCGGATACCAGGTCGTGCAATCGCTTTATGGGATCGGTGCGGGCGGATTGTTCGGGCAGGGGATCGGCAATGGCACGCAAAAGCTTTCCTGGCTTCCGTATGGGGAATCAGATTTCATTTTTGCGATTATAGCCGAAGAATTGGGCCTGATCGGTGCGATTATATTGCTGGCACTGTTTGTTTTCCTGGTTTATCGGGGAATCAAGACTGCCGCGCAAGCGCCGGACCTTTTTGGAACGATGCTCGCGACGGGGGTCACAACGGTAATTGCGCTGCAGGTAATCATTAATGTAGGGGTTGTAACGGCTTCGCTGCCGCCTACGGGGGTCTCGCTGCCGTTTATCAGTTATGGAAGTTCATCGCTTGTGATCTTTATGAGTATGATAGGAATCATGCTTAATATATCAAAACAATCGCGGCGTATTATGATGGCCAAAAGGGCAGAGGAGTAA
- the murD gene encoding UDP-N-acetylmuramoylalanine--D-glutamate ligase yields MEYKDKKVLVIGMAKSGVSSAALLCALGADVTIYDVKRREDIPAELLKELDGYQYHDMLGIDPTDKVAEMDMLVLSPGVPLGLPFIKRAYELHKPVIAEIELGFSVSKADFIAITGTNGKTTTTALTGEIFKNAGIHTHVLGNIGVPITQEALKTHPGDVVVAETAALQLDTIDTYQPKESAILNITEDHLDRYGTMENYIAAKAKIFKNQRAEDFCVLNYDNKIVRELADAIKARVFWFSTEEILQNGAYLRDGSICFAVDGVERVIMPAKELHIPGKHNLENALAATALACLYGISTEVVADTLRTFPGVEHRIEFVRKVNGVSFINDSKGTNPDATINAIHAMTEPTVLILGGYDKKNDFVPLFMEFTPMIKAVLVLGDTAQKIIDAARACGYENYIKANGFEDAVLKAYSIAEPGDNVLLSPACASWDMFENFEQRGRVFKEIVKGL; encoded by the coding sequence ATGGAATACAAAGATAAAAAAGTCCTGGTGATAGGGATGGCAAAAAGCGGCGTTTCTTCTGCGGCGCTTTTGTGCGCTTTGGGCGCGGATGTAACGATTTATGACGTAAAGCGGCGCGAGGACATCCCTGCCGAATTATTAAAAGAGCTGGACGGTTACCAGTATCACGATATGCTGGGGATCGACCCGACCGATAAAGTGGCAGAAATGGATATGCTCGTTCTGAGTCCGGGCGTGCCGCTCGGTCTTCCGTTCATTAAACGGGCCTATGAGCTTCATAAACCTGTGATTGCGGAGATCGAGCTGGGTTTTTCCGTCTCAAAAGCGGATTTCATTGCGATAACGGGTACCAACGGGAAAACGACGACGACTGCGCTCACCGGCGAGATATTTAAAAACGCGGGCATCCATACGCATGTGCTGGGGAATATAGGCGTGCCGATCACACAGGAAGCACTTAAGACGCATCCGGGCGATGTTGTTGTCGCCGAGACGGCGGCGCTGCAACTGGATACGATTGATACGTACCAGCCGAAAGAGAGCGCGATTCTCAATATTACGGAAGACCACCTGGACCGTTACGGTACCATGGAAAATTATATTGCGGCCAAGGCGAAGATTTTCAAAAATCAAAGGGCTGAGGATTTTTGCGTGCTCAATTATGACAATAAGATTGTGCGGGAATTAGCGGATGCGATCAAGGCGCGTGTTTTCTGGTTTAGCACAGAGGAGATACTGCAAAACGGCGCTTACCTGCGGGACGGGAGCATTTGCTTTGCGGTAGACGGCGTGGAAAGAGTAATTATGCCGGCCAAAGAATTGCATATCCCCGGCAAGCATAATCTTGAAAACGCGCTGGCAGCCACCGCGCTCGCGTGTCTTTACGGTATTTCGACAGAGGTGGTAGCGGACACGCTGCGTACTTTCCCAGGAGTAGAGCATCGCATCGAGTTTGTGCGCAAGGTAAACGGCGTATCCTTTATCAACGATTCGAAAGGAACGAATCCGGATGCGACGATCAACGCCATCCACGCGATGACGGAGCCTACGGTGCTGATTTTAGGCGGTTATGATAAAAAGAATGATTTTGTGCCTTTATTTATGGAATTTACTCCTATGATTAAAGCCGTTTTGGTGCTGGGAGATACGGCGCAGAAGATTATCGACGCGGCGCGCGCCTGCGGTTATGAGAATTATATCAAGGCGAATGGGTTTGAGGATGCGGTGCTAAAGGCTTACAGCATTGCCGAGCCGGGCGATAACGTCTTGCTTTCACCGGCCTGCGCGAGTTGGGATATGTTTGAGAACTTTGAGCAGCGGGGACGTGTGTTCAAGGAAATCGTGAAAGGTTTATAG